A DNA window from Agarivorans sp. TSD2052 contains the following coding sequences:
- a CDS encoding Dam family site-specific DNA-(adenine-N6)-methyltransferase, whose translation MKKTRAFLKWAGGKYGLIEDIQQQLPEGDILIEPFVGAASVFLNTNYSSYVLSDINPDLINMYKLLQTQPQSFIDDAKKLFIPATNQSEYYYSIRTQFNASSDPYQRSLMFLYMNRHGYNGLCRYNRSGGFNVPFGSYKRPYFPEHELEFFAEKAQYAEFRCCSYVDTFAAVKAGDIVYCDPPYAPLSPTASFTNYASKGFNRCDQERLGELALQAQQRGASVLISNHDLPLTRDIYQHSVLSQLSVRRTISRKGHQRMKVAELLAYYQAN comes from the coding sequence ATGAAAAAAACGAGAGCTTTTTTAAAGTGGGCTGGCGGCAAATACGGTCTGATCGAAGACATTCAGCAACAGTTACCCGAGGGCGATATATTAATCGAGCCTTTTGTTGGGGCTGCGTCTGTATTTCTCAATACTAACTACTCCAGCTATGTGTTGAGTGATATCAACCCCGATTTGATCAACATGTATAAACTGCTGCAAACTCAGCCTCAGTCATTTATTGACGATGCTAAAAAGCTGTTTATTCCAGCTACCAATCAAAGTGAATATTACTATTCAATCAGAACACAGTTCAATGCGTCTAGTGACCCCTATCAGCGCTCATTAATGTTTCTTTATATGAATCGTCATGGGTATAACGGATTGTGTAGATATAATCGTAGTGGTGGGTTCAACGTGCCATTTGGCTCCTACAAACGCCCTTATTTCCCTGAGCATGAATTAGAGTTTTTTGCCGAAAAAGCGCAATACGCAGAGTTTCGTTGTTGCAGTTATGTCGACACCTTCGCTGCAGTAAAAGCTGGAGATATTGTTTATTGCGATCCTCCTTATGCACCACTGAGCCCGACTGCCAGTTTTACTAATTATGCGAGCAAAGGGTTTAATCGTTGTGATCAAGAGCGTTTGGGAGAATTAGCCTTACAAGCACAGCAGCGAGGTGCCTCAGTGCTAATCAGTAATCATGATTTACCACTGACAAGAGACATTTATCAACACAGTGTATTAAGTCAGCTCAGTGTTCGCCGTACCATTAGCCGCAAAGGCCACCAGCGAATGAAAGTTGCAGAGTTGCTGGCTTACTATCAGGCAAACTAA
- a CDS encoding DUF2970 domain-containing protein, which yields MAGNTRSLLKSVLGALLGVQSDKQRQHDFTHGKAWKFILLGIVMVIVFVLSIIALVKVIT from the coding sequence ATGGCTGGAAATACCCGCTCTTTGTTAAAAAGTGTGCTTGGGGCTTTGCTGGGAGTTCAGTCGGATAAACAACGTCAACACGACTTTACCCATGGTAAAGCCTGGAAATTTATCCTGTTGGGTATCGTGATGGTGATAGTTTTTGTGCTTAGTATTATTGCACTCGTAAAAGTGATTACTTAG
- the rpe gene encoding ribulose-phosphate 3-epimerase → MSKPFLIAPSILAADFARLGEEVENVLAAGADVVHFDVMDNHYVPNLTFGPTVCQALRNYGIEAPIDVHLMVKPVDAIIPEFAKAGATMITFHAEASEHIDRSLQLIKEHGCQAGLVLNPATPIHCLDYVMDKLDMILLMSVNPGFGGQKFIPNTLDKLRAVRKKIDESGYDIRLEIDGGVTPDNIADIAAAGADMFVAGSAIFSKPDYKAVIDQMRAELATVSK, encoded by the coding sequence ATGAGCAAACCTTTTTTAATTGCCCCTTCCATCTTAGCTGCCGATTTTGCCCGTTTGGGTGAAGAAGTTGAAAACGTATTGGCTGCTGGTGCCGATGTGGTTCATTTTGACGTGATGGATAATCACTATGTACCCAATTTAACCTTTGGTCCTACGGTATGTCAGGCGCTACGTAATTACGGTATTGAAGCACCTATCGATGTACATCTAATGGTGAAGCCAGTAGATGCTATTATTCCTGAATTTGCCAAAGCGGGTGCCACCATGATTACATTTCATGCTGAAGCCTCAGAGCATATTGACCGAAGTCTGCAGTTGATTAAAGAGCACGGCTGTCAAGCTGGCTTGGTGCTCAATCCGGCCACACCGATCCATTGTCTAGACTACGTCATGGATAAACTAGACATGATTTTATTAATGTCGGTTAACCCTGGCTTCGGTGGCCAGAAGTTTATTCCTAACACCTTAGACAAATTGCGTGCAGTACGTAAAAAAATAGATGAGAGTGGCTACGATATTCGCTTGGAAATTGACGGTGGTGTCACTCCTGATAATATTGCCGACATTGCGGCGGCTGGTGCTGATATGTTTGTTGCCGGCTCTGCTATTTTCAGTAAGCCTGATTACAAAGCCGTCATCGACCAGATGCGCGCTGAGTTAGCCACTGTTTCAAAATAG
- a CDS encoding phosphoglycolate phosphatase: MSQLKQIKLIAFDLDGTLVDSAPDLAIAINAMLVDMGHSEFTEDTIRHWVGNGAEVLIKRALSGSSTIASDLDEALYLQAKPLFVKHYAEKLCVASKLYAGVAASLAELAKLNIEMAIVTNKPGLFTQPLLEQLNLAQYFSVVLSGDSLPRKKPDPLPLQHLVEHYQLNIEQLLMVGDSKNDIQAAKAAGCRSLGLTYGYNYGEDIALSGPDFVADSLVSLVELFNGSVVA; the protein is encoded by the coding sequence ATGAGTCAATTAAAGCAAATTAAGTTAATCGCCTTTGATCTAGATGGCACTCTGGTAGATAGTGCTCCCGATCTCGCTATTGCTATCAACGCAATGTTAGTCGATATGGGTCATAGTGAATTTACCGAGGATACCATTCGTCATTGGGTGGGTAATGGTGCCGAAGTACTCATTAAGCGTGCATTGTCAGGTTCGTCGACCATCGCTAGTGATTTAGACGAAGCCTTATACCTGCAAGCCAAGCCATTATTTGTTAAACACTACGCTGAAAAGCTATGTGTAGCGAGCAAGCTCTACGCTGGTGTCGCGGCCAGTTTAGCCGAGTTGGCTAAACTCAATATTGAAATGGCGATAGTGACTAATAAGCCGGGTTTATTTACTCAGCCTTTGTTGGAGCAACTTAATTTGGCTCAATATTTTAGCGTGGTATTGTCTGGCGATAGCTTACCCCGTAAGAAGCCTGATCCTCTGCCATTGCAGCATCTCGTTGAACACTACCAACTTAATATTGAGCAACTACTGATGGTGGGTGACTCAAAAAACGATATTCAAGCTGCAAAAGCAGCCGGTTGTCGTTCGCTGGGCTTGACCTACGGGTATAACTACGGTGAAGATATCGCTCTTAGTGGCCCCGATTTTGTGGCTGATAGCCTAGTAAGTTTGGTTGAGTTGTTTAACGGCTCGGTAGTGGCTTAA
- the trpS gene encoding tryptophan--tRNA ligase, with translation MSKPIVLSGIQPSGSLTIGNYVGAINQWIGMQDDYDCYFMLVDLHAITVRQQPDAFKKQVLDGLATYLACGLDPDKSTIFIQSQVPEHAQLAWVLNCYTQMGELNRMTQFKDKSATHANNINAGLFTYPALMAADILLYQANAVPVGDDQKQHLELTRDVANRFNALYGDVFAVPEPYIPEFGARVMSLQEPTKKMSKSDDNPKSFILLNDTPKQIAKKIKASVTDSDEQARIYFDRHEKPGVSNLLTLQSVATGKPIDELVASYEGKMYGHLKVDTADAVVAMMEPIQARYKALREDEAALQAVMAKGAERASEQASKTLRSVYEVLGFIALK, from the coding sequence ATGAGTAAACCGATTGTATTAAGTGGCATTCAGCCTTCAGGTTCATTAACCATTGGTAACTATGTTGGGGCAATAAACCAATGGATTGGTATGCAAGATGACTATGACTGTTATTTTATGCTGGTTGATTTGCATGCTATTACCGTACGTCAACAGCCCGATGCATTTAAAAAACAGGTTTTAGATGGTTTAGCGACCTACCTTGCGTGCGGATTAGACCCTGATAAAAGTACCATTTTTATTCAATCGCAAGTACCTGAGCACGCACAGCTTGCTTGGGTGCTAAATTGTTATACGCAAATGGGTGAGTTAAATAGGATGACTCAATTTAAAGACAAGTCTGCCACCCATGCTAATAATATCAATGCTGGTTTATTTACTTACCCTGCGTTAATGGCCGCCGATATTTTGTTGTATCAGGCAAATGCTGTACCGGTAGGTGATGATCAAAAGCAACACCTCGAACTAACTCGTGATGTAGCCAATCGCTTTAATGCTTTATATGGCGATGTCTTCGCTGTTCCTGAGCCCTATATTCCAGAGTTTGGTGCGCGGGTTATGTCGCTGCAAGAGCCCACGAAGAAGATGTCTAAATCTGATGACAACCCAAAATCTTTTATTTTGCTCAATGATACACCTAAGCAAATAGCTAAAAAGATTAAGGCTTCTGTAACCGACTCAGATGAACAAGCACGTATTTATTTTGATCGCCACGAAAAGCCCGGCGTATCTAACCTACTGACTTTGCAGTCGGTAGCGACGGGTAAGCCAATTGATGAACTCGTAGCGAGTTACGAAGGTAAAATGTACGGACACTTAAAAGTGGATACTGCTGATGCCGTCGTGGCGATGATGGAGCCTATTCAGGCTCGCTACAAGGCTTTACGAGAAGATGAAGCTGCGTTGCAAGCCGTTATGGCTAAAGGTGCGGAACGCGCCAGTGAGCAAGCCAGCAAAACGTTACGTTCGGTCTATGAAGTATTGGGTTTTATTGCTCTAAAATAG
- a CDS encoding glycoside hydrolase family 88 protein, producing MSLFTINQTIKLAIASTIILSSSVLAKGINYPDVMALIEHKSTNLAINALSDNKENFTAYTDSDGQWITEPDRNWCSGFVPGIFWYLNALTNDEVWQQRAKFWTDGVRSRAYATDNDTGFQIFDSFGLGYTLGGNATPDYKKVLIGGANTMVEQRYNKNIGTFRSWRQGAKNPTILPFEVNIDQLMNMELILWVGQNADKPDYTEMAISHADKTWEHNLRKNASTYHVVGYGLDGKVVDKRTHQGWKADSTWSRGQAWSVYAYAMYYRYTGLERMLERSIKSYEYFIEATKLQTQDFIPYADFDAPIDDKNPRDSSATAIVASALLELYKITNEEKYLVDAESMLTSLATPEFLAMDPEYQSILLKGSEKWGEEEVGTIFGDYFFIEALYRWQQWSPRKLPSHFGL from the coding sequence GTGTCTTTATTCACCATCAATCAAACAATTAAGCTAGCGATAGCTAGTACAATCATTTTATCTAGCAGCGTACTGGCCAAGGGTATTAACTATCCAGATGTGATGGCGTTGATCGAGCATAAGTCGACCAATTTAGCGATTAATGCACTAAGTGATAATAAAGAAAACTTTACTGCTTATACCGATAGTGATGGTCAATGGATTACTGAGCCTGACCGCAATTGGTGTAGTGGCTTTGTTCCCGGTATATTTTGGTACCTAAATGCCCTGACAAACGATGAGGTATGGCAACAAAGGGCCAAGTTCTGGACCGACGGAGTGAGGTCTAGGGCTTACGCCACCGACAACGATACCGGTTTTCAAATTTTTGATAGCTTTGGCCTAGGCTATACGCTTGGCGGCAATGCTACCCCTGACTATAAAAAGGTGTTAATTGGTGGTGCGAATACCATGGTTGAACAGCGGTACAACAAAAATATTGGAACATTTAGATCATGGCGACAAGGTGCTAAAAACCCCACTATTTTACCCTTTGAGGTTAACATTGATCAGCTCATGAACATGGAGTTGATTCTATGGGTAGGCCAAAATGCCGATAAACCCGATTATACTGAAATGGCAATATCTCATGCTGATAAAACTTGGGAGCACAACCTAAGAAAGAACGCCAGCACCTACCATGTGGTTGGCTATGGCCTTGACGGAAAAGTTGTTGATAAAAGAACTCACCAAGGCTGGAAAGCTGACTCAACCTGGTCAAGAGGGCAGGCATGGTCGGTGTATGCTTATGCTATGTATTATCGGTATACTGGCTTAGAGAGAATGCTTGAACGTTCGATAAAGTCTTATGAGTATTTTATCGAAGCGACTAAGTTGCAAACGCAAGATTTTATACCTTACGCTGATTTTGACGCACCTATTGATGATAAAAACCCAAGAGATAGCTCAGCGACAGCAATTGTTGCTTCAGCATTGTTAGAACTATATAAGATTACTAATGAAGAAAAGTACTTAGTTGATGCAGAGAGTATGCTTACTTCTTTAGCGACACCTGAGTTTTTAGCCATGGATCCTGAGTATCAATCAATCTTACTGAAAGGCTCTGAAAAGTGGGGCGAAGAAGAAGTCGGTACAATATTTGGAGACTACTTTTTTATAGAAGCTTTATATCGCTGGCAGCAATGGTCGCCGCGTAAGTTGCCAAGTCATTTTGGTTTATAG
- a CDS encoding cation transporter produces the protein MELESKTLVYSAIIALVLSMWGISMGVYTESGAIMLDGVFNLLSAVMAFIGIRIAYLTSQNYNDRFPLGYFAFEPLMVMVKGISILVLVAFALSANLQTLLAGGREPQIGMMLIYVVPAVAGCLLAWYLCFLSNQRQPSNLLLAEQQGWLINSVISGAIGVALLIVMLIQDSSFGWVARYVDQILVIVFSIIFLKDPYLLVRNGFKELLLSAPDAEHTVPFKKALSQQPLLAGFSLGEVLVMKTGRRFWVTIELVCQQPQLAVADMVAQRKQLRAIANQYYDNNYSEIVFIEACRTGHTS, from the coding sequence ATGGAACTAGAAAGCAAAACCTTGGTGTATTCAGCCATCATTGCCTTGGTATTGTCTATGTGGGGAATAAGTATGGGGGTCTATACGGAATCGGGGGCGATTATGCTCGATGGTGTATTCAACCTGCTATCTGCTGTTATGGCGTTTATAGGGATCCGTATCGCTTACCTTACTAGCCAAAACTATAATGACCGTTTCCCGCTGGGCTATTTTGCTTTTGAACCTTTAATGGTCATGGTCAAGGGGATCTCGATATTGGTGTTAGTGGCTTTTGCTTTATCGGCCAATTTGCAAACACTATTAGCTGGAGGTCGAGAACCACAGATTGGTATGATGTTGATATATGTCGTGCCAGCGGTGGCGGGGTGTTTACTGGCTTGGTACTTGTGCTTTCTGAGTAATCAGCGGCAGCCTTCAAATTTGTTGTTGGCCGAGCAGCAAGGTTGGTTAATTAACTCAGTGATTTCTGGCGCAATTGGCGTCGCGTTGCTGATAGTTATGCTGATACAAGACAGTAGTTTTGGCTGGGTGGCTCGTTATGTTGACCAAATACTGGTAATAGTTTTCTCCATCATTTTCTTAAAGGACCCTTACTTACTGGTGAGAAATGGTTTCAAGGAACTATTACTTAGTGCTCCTGATGCTGAACACACAGTGCCCTTTAAGAAAGCCTTAAGCCAGCAACCTCTGCTCGCAGGATTTAGCTTAGGGGAAGTCTTGGTTATGAAAACCGGCCGGCGTTTTTGGGTCACAATAGAGCTGGTTTGCCAACAACCGCAATTGGCCGTGGCTGATATGGTGGCGCAGCGTAAGCAGCTACGAGCTATAGCTAACCAATACTACGACAACAATTACAGCGAAATTGTATTTATTGAAGCCTGCAGAACAGGGCACACCAGCTAA
- a CDS encoding anthranilate synthase component II, producing MLLIIDNYDSFTYNLYQYFSELNIEVEVRRNDHITLQQIKQMAPSHLVISPGPCSPNEAGISLEVIAEFAGKLPILGVCLGHQCIAQHFGAQVVRAAQPMHGKVRPVYHQQQSVFIGLNNPMMVTRYHSLVVQTDSLPDCLEVTAWSHDNKGDNHEIMGLKHKSLPIHAVQFHPESILTQQGLQLLANFVDSKI from the coding sequence ATGTTACTCATAATCGATAATTACGACTCATTTACTTATAACCTTTATCAGTACTTTTCTGAGCTAAATATAGAGGTTGAAGTTCGTCGTAACGATCACATTACTCTTCAACAAATCAAGCAAATGGCCCCTAGTCATTTAGTGATATCTCCTGGCCCATGCTCACCGAATGAAGCGGGCATCTCTTTAGAAGTGATTGCTGAGTTTGCTGGTAAGTTGCCTATTTTAGGTGTATGTCTGGGGCATCAGTGTATTGCGCAGCACTTTGGTGCGCAGGTGGTGCGGGCAGCACAGCCAATGCATGGCAAGGTGCGTCCTGTGTATCATCAACAACAATCGGTATTCATAGGCTTGAATAACCCAATGATGGTGACGCGTTACCACTCTTTGGTGGTACAAACTGATAGCTTACCAGATTGTTTAGAGGTCACGGCTTGGAGTCATGATAACAAGGGGGATAATCACGAAATAATGGGTTTAAAACATAAGTCTTTACCCATTCATGCGGTACAATTCCACCCTGAAAGCATCTTAACTCAGCAAGGTTTACAGCTATTAGCTAACTTTGTTGATTCTAAAATTTAG
- a CDS encoding aspartate aminotransferase family protein produces MSHAVTRALFDEVMVPNYAPSAIIPVKGDGSRLWDQEGKEYIDFAGGIAVSCLGHCHPALVRSLTEQGQTLWHLSNVLTNEPALRLAKKLVDNTFAEKVFFCNSGAEANEAALKLARRFAIEHSASDKTKIVAFEQGFHGRTFFTVTVGGQSTYSDGFGPKPGDIEHIPYNDLAALEAIIDDKTCAVMMEPLQGEGGVISPDLAFAQKVRELCDKHNALLIFDEVQTGVGRTGELYAYMGLGITPDIVTSAKALGGGFPIGAMLTTTEIAASMKVGTHGSTYGGNPLACAVAETAFDIVNTAEVLSGVKQREQWFRDALNAINDKYQIFSEVRGKGLLLGAVLNEQYQGRARDFLVAAATEGLMVLVAGTNVIRFTPSLIVPQADVELGMQRFEQAVASVVKA; encoded by the coding sequence ATGTCACACGCTGTTACTCGAGCGCTATTTGATGAAGTTATGGTACCTAACTATGCTCCTTCCGCAATTATTCCGGTGAAGGGAGACGGCTCACGCCTGTGGGATCAAGAAGGCAAAGAGTATATCGACTTCGCGGGTGGTATTGCCGTAAGTTGTTTAGGACATTGTCATCCTGCCCTTGTCAGAAGCCTGACCGAGCAGGGCCAAACCTTGTGGCACTTAAGTAACGTTCTTACCAACGAGCCTGCTTTACGCTTAGCCAAAAAACTAGTTGATAACACCTTTGCTGAGAAAGTGTTCTTCTGTAACTCAGGCGCTGAAGCCAACGAAGCCGCACTCAAGTTAGCGCGTCGCTTTGCCATAGAACATAGCGCAAGCGATAAAACCAAAATTGTAGCCTTCGAGCAAGGTTTCCATGGTCGCACCTTCTTCACCGTGACGGTTGGCGGCCAATCAACTTACTCTGATGGTTTTGGTCCTAAGCCTGGCGATATAGAGCACATACCTTATAACGATTTGGCTGCTCTAGAAGCGATCATTGATGATAAAACCTGTGCGGTAATGATGGAGCCGTTGCAAGGTGAGGGCGGGGTGATTAGCCCAGACTTGGCCTTTGCTCAAAAAGTGCGTGAGTTATGTGATAAACACAATGCCTTACTTATTTTTGATGAAGTGCAAACCGGAGTGGGCCGTACCGGCGAGTTATACGCTTATATGGGTTTAGGCATTACACCAGACATTGTCACCTCTGCTAAGGCGCTTGGCGGCGGTTTTCCGATTGGCGCAATGCTAACCACAACTGAGATAGCTGCATCAATGAAGGTAGGCACTCATGGTAGCACTTACGGTGGTAATCCCTTGGCTTGTGCGGTGGCAGAAACCGCTTTTGATATTGTTAATACTGCAGAAGTGCTCAGTGGCGTAAAACAGCGTGAACAGTGGTTTAGAGACGCGCTGAATGCGATTAACGACAAGTATCAGATATTTTCAGAAGTTCGTGGTAAGGGCTTGTTGTTAGGCGCTGTGCTTAACGAGCAATACCAAGGGCGAGCACGAGATTTTTTAGTGGCGGCTGCGACCGAAGGCCTAATGGTATTAGTAGCGGGGACTAACGTGATTCGCTTTACTCCTTCTTTAATTGTCCCACAAGCTGATGTTGAGTTAGGCATGCAACGTTTTGAGCAAGCCGTAGCAAGCGTCGTTAAGGCTTAG
- the astA gene encoding arginine N-succinyltransferase, with the protein MLVIRPIKEADYPALLQMAVASGIGFTSLPVDEPLLREKLAHSIRSFAAEADKPGDQHYLMVAEDTESGEVVGTCAIDAAVGMSSPFYTYHLGKVVHASRSLNVYNVVETLTLTNDYTGVTELCTLFLNESHREGQNGRLLSKCRFLLMAENPERFDESVIAEMRGVSDEQGRSPFWQWLQDNFFSVDFPTADYLTGVGKKEFIAELMPKYPIYVNLLSKDAQAVIGEVHEKTRPALRLLEDEGFCKHGYVDIFDAGPTVECPLKLIESVKHSFKLTVAIGEPSASAQQMLLTNARLKDFRACASVIDIDLQQHTAVVSKETASALEVTNGASIRVGALRFEQ; encoded by the coding sequence ATGTTAGTTATCCGTCCTATTAAGGAAGCGGACTACCCTGCTTTGTTACAAATGGCCGTTGCGTCTGGGATAGGCTTTACCTCCTTACCCGTTGATGAGCCCTTGTTGCGAGAAAAGTTAGCACATTCGATTCGTTCTTTTGCTGCTGAAGCAGATAAACCCGGTGACCAACATTATTTAATGGTGGCTGAGGATACCGAAAGCGGAGAGGTTGTCGGTACTTGTGCTATCGATGCCGCGGTTGGTATGAGTAGCCCTTTTTATACTTATCACCTAGGAAAGGTGGTTCATGCTTCACGCAGCCTTAATGTATACAACGTGGTCGAGACACTAACCCTCACGAATGACTACACTGGCGTGACTGAATTATGCACCTTGTTTTTAAACGAATCGCATCGTGAAGGTCAAAATGGCCGTTTGTTGTCTAAGTGTCGTTTCTTGTTGATGGCTGAGAATCCCGAGCGCTTTGATGAGTCCGTCATCGCCGAAATGCGCGGGGTGTCTGATGAGCAGGGGCGTTCGCCTTTTTGGCAATGGCTACAAGACAACTTCTTTAGTGTTGATTTTCCTACCGCGGATTATTTGACCGGGGTGGGCAAAAAGGAATTTATCGCAGAGCTGATGCCTAAATACCCTATCTACGTAAACCTACTCAGTAAAGACGCTCAAGCGGTAATCGGTGAAGTACATGAGAAAACCCGTCCGGCTTTGCGCTTGCTTGAGGATGAAGGTTTTTGTAAACACGGATACGTGGATATTTTTGATGCGGGTCCAACCGTAGAGTGCCCTCTAAAGTTGATAGAGAGTGTTAAACATTCTTTCAAATTAACAGTCGCTATCGGTGAGCCTAGCGCTTCAGCACAGCAAATGTTGCTGACAAATGCACGCCTAAAAGATTTTCGCGCCTGTGCTTCAGTGATCGATATTGATCTTCAGCAACATACCGCAGTGGTATCGAAAGAGACCGCTTCTGCTTTGGAAGTGACCAATGGCGCAAGTATTCGAGTAGGCGCCTTGCGTTTCGAACAATAA
- the astD gene encoding succinylglutamate-semialdehyde dehydrogenase: MEHLNQFINGQWLAGKGTSFKSIDPAKNHCVWQGHAAVESQVDAAVSAARASQFAWYMSGVEARVTIIKQFAGLLEENKESLALVIAQETGKPLWETRTEIAAMIGKVAISEKAYFERTGESSAELPIATAVLRHKPHGVVAVFGPYNFPGHLPNGHIVPALIAGNTVVLKPSELTPYTSESIVKLWQQAGLPEGVLNLVQGEVDTGKALASHAGIDGLFFTGSSSTGHVLHQQFASQPDKILALEMGGNNPLVIDQVADVDAAVHDIVQSAFISAGQRCTCARRLFIPNTEQGEQILTRLIAVTKAIEVGDYDAEHQPFMGAMISAKAAAGMVSAQQKLQDLGATSLVVLSQLEEHKGFVTPGIIDISGVTDLPDEEYFGPLLQVLRYSDWDEAIAQANNTRYGLSAGLLSCDEAKWENFRHRIRAGIVNWNRSITGASSAAPFGGVGASGNHRASAKYAADYCAYPVASMEGKASVMPTVLSPGLHF, encoded by the coding sequence ATGGAACATTTAAATCAGTTTATTAATGGTCAATGGTTAGCGGGTAAAGGTACTTCTTTTAAGTCTATCGATCCCGCTAAAAACCATTGTGTTTGGCAGGGGCATGCGGCGGTGGAGAGTCAGGTTGACGCTGCAGTCAGTGCTGCTAGAGCGAGCCAGTTTGCGTGGTACATGAGTGGAGTGGAAGCCCGAGTCACCATTATTAAGCAATTCGCGGGCTTACTCGAGGAAAATAAAGAGTCTTTAGCCTTAGTTATCGCTCAAGAAACGGGTAAGCCACTGTGGGAAACGCGCACCGAAATCGCAGCTATGATTGGTAAAGTGGCTATTTCAGAGAAAGCTTATTTTGAGCGGACTGGTGAGTCGTCTGCTGAGCTACCCATTGCCACCGCTGTATTACGGCACAAGCCGCATGGCGTTGTCGCTGTATTTGGCCCATATAACTTTCCTGGGCATCTGCCTAATGGCCATATTGTACCGGCATTGATTGCTGGCAATACGGTAGTGTTAAAACCTTCGGAATTAACCCCTTATACTTCTGAAAGTATTGTTAAATTGTGGCAGCAAGCGGGTTTGCCAGAGGGCGTGCTCAATTTAGTGCAAGGCGAGGTCGATACCGGTAAAGCACTGGCTTCTCACGCTGGTATCGATGGATTGTTCTTCACCGGAAGTTCGAGTACCGGGCATGTGTTACACCAGCAGTTTGCCAGTCAGCCAGATAAAATATTGGCGCTTGAAATGGGGGGGAATAATCCTTTAGTGATTGACCAAGTCGCGGATGTTGATGCAGCGGTGCACGATATTGTGCAGTCGGCCTTTATCTCTGCCGGACAACGCTGTACCTGTGCCCGCCGATTGTTCATCCCAAATACTGAGCAAGGTGAGCAAATTTTGACCCGCTTGATCGCCGTGACTAAAGCCATCGAAGTCGGAGATTATGATGCAGAACATCAGCCGTTTATGGGGGCAATGATTAGCGCTAAAGCTGCGGCCGGTATGGTGAGTGCACAGCAAAAACTTCAAGACCTAGGCGCAACATCTCTGGTGGTATTAAGCCAATTAGAAGAGCATAAAGGTTTTGTTACACCCGGTATCATCGATATTAGTGGCGTTACGGATTTACCAGACGAAGAATATTTCGGTCCATTGTTGCAAGTGCTTCGTTACTCAGACTGGGATGAGGCTATCGCTCAGGCCAACAATACGCGCTATGGCTTGTCTGCTGGATTGTTAAGTTGTGATGAAGCCAAGTGGGAAAATTTTCGCCATCGCATTCGTGCTGGCATTGTTAACTGGAATCGTTCAATCACTGGGGCATCCAGCGCAGCGCCATTTGGTGGCGTAGGGGCTTCAGGTAACCATCGAGCTAGTGCTAAGTATGCCGCCGATTACTGTGCTTATCCAGTGGCATCAATGGAAGGGAAAGCCAGTGTAATGCCGACGGTTCTTAGCCCTGGCTTACATTTCTAA
- a CDS encoding DUF1338 domain-containing protein: MTLDLFFDRLWQQYVAVTPSADSIRQLLGEGAHIVNDHIAVRTFNLAGTGLEAFAKHLLAMGYRKGGSYHFANKHLDAAHYEHDDPSVPKVFISELQVESLSTASQAIIQRLAAQVSLALYQRPEVFFSGRPWQLTYADYQTLLKESEYAAWLAAYGYRANHFTISVNQLAGFDSLQQVNRCLLDAGFRLNTVGGEIKGSAEVLLEQSSTMADEAEVVFDDGKQNIPSCFYEFAQRYPKPDGELYSGFVEASADKIFSSTDRTS, encoded by the coding sequence ATGACGCTAGACTTATTTTTTGACCGTTTATGGCAGCAATACGTAGCCGTTACCCCCAGTGCCGATTCTATTCGTCAGTTACTGGGTGAGGGCGCACACATCGTTAATGACCACATAGCGGTGCGAACCTTTAACTTGGCCGGAACTGGGCTTGAAGCCTTTGCTAAGCACCTGTTAGCGATGGGTTACCGTAAAGGCGGAAGTTACCATTTTGCTAATAAACATTTAGATGCCGCCCATTATGAACATGATGACCCTAGTGTGCCCAAAGTGTTCATTAGTGAACTACAAGTTGAGAGTTTGTCTACAGCGTCGCAAGCCATTATTCAGCGCTTAGCGGCTCAAGTGAGTTTAGCGTTATACCAGCGCCCAGAGGTATTCTTTTCTGGAAGGCCTTGGCAATTAACTTATGCTGATTATCAAACCTTGCTTAAAGAGAGTGAGTACGCAGCGTGGTTAGCCGCCTATGGTTACCGTGCTAATCATTTTACTATTTCGGTCAATCAATTAGCGGGGTTTGACAGCCTACAGCAGGTGAATCGATGTTTGTTAGATGCCGGCTTTAGATTAAATACTGTGGGCGGCGAGATTAAGGGGTCAGCAGAGGTATTGCTAGAGCAGTCATCTACCATGGCAGACGAAGCAGAGGTGGTGTTTGACGATGGTAAGCAAAACATACCCAGTTGTTTCTATGAGTTTGCGCAGCGCTATCCCAAACCGGATGGCGAGCTGTACTCGGGATTTGTTGAGGCGTCTGCGGATAAAATCTTTAGCAGCACAGACAGAACATCATAG